The following proteins are co-located in the Vigna angularis cultivar LongXiaoDou No.4 chromosome 2, ASM1680809v1, whole genome shotgun sequence genome:
- the LOC108329423 gene encoding uncharacterized protein LOC108329423, translating into MGFGLTLGKKSSKQQSRSKSSKDGSSLLQPNPPPSDSLKLKSKSIVGQASIDSGYKAKHDIVRKVQHLDNAKGSSTPPDELVKYMSSLPGFLKRSDGGESIQGKALNVGVLDWSKLEKWKSKQTHTKAEASNFTSFNSSEEGLPTAATTSSTISVCHNRKLDGKKGLDSSRNKGSYKKDFAINSKMSAQNVKQYLHSEIKTKTIGDELGMSITSLQRVKVNGYDEITSAVGSSASNENSSGRNIEDEMRMQGLHPHSLKKKERNLKPSSDKGFSSLESKNKGVLFRSQKQTSSSSSELKNKMNQWHESDMDADHKHSDRMPGNIVLLRPRTVLQLKSEDYFQNSRSRTSSDEDIAESSRSSLSYMSIQEVYTEDLHSEIPHSMAELVSSETLQQSNNTDLDIGRSSGVYKKASCSNNTLSFQSQDTCIEKDVLDNKLKNQCAFSNVLESRDHEIPQPTPMNSSSSRRLSLSLSRIGRSFSFKEGSIPKLSSTHVSSKSGSVTPESSACLENHTKYKVKGHNRTRSSPLLRLLDPILKHKTSSIHYSDEHSVTSKGSIDSTSLRTINLPDEKSKESSFQALLQLTIRNGVPLFKFVINSERKVLVATTKSLALQEKDDLDCYFTFYVVNEMKKKSGKWMSHWSKEKNCGYAYNMVGKMRVSSSKIAESNNEKSKRERVVKEYVLMGVEVEQLDRETPQFFMSKELAAVVTETPCENINHEGCLKCLADEKCFCRAQENDIYGSIKVILPGGVHSSPNTGKPSPLIQRWKLGGSCDCGGWDVGCKLLVLSNQNMSSNIPRSSKSYPERFHLFVQEGAEENTPIFTLLPLKDGLYSVEYSSTINHLQAFFVSVIVLGNQKLQSSLEMNNIQEAIDKGFSSKNNHEVQGKAALYYNPIPPYSPADRV; encoded by the exons ATGGGGTTTGGTTTAACCCTTGGAAAGAAAAGCTCAAAACAGCAAAGCAGGTCAAAGTCATCAAAGGATGGTTCTAGTTTGCTCCAACCCAATCCACCTCCAAGTGACTCACTTAAGTTAAAATCAAAGTCTATTGTTGGTCAAGCAAGCATTGATTCTGGTTATAAAGCAAAGCATGACATAGTAAGAAAGGTTCAGCACTTGGATAATGCAAAAGGAAGTTCAACTCCACCTGATGAACTTGTCAAGTACATGTCTAGTTTGCCTGGATTTCTCAAGCGTTCTGATGGAGGAGAAAGCATTCAAGGGAAGGCTTTAAATGTTGGGGTTCTTGATTGGTCTAAACTTGAAAAATGGAAGAGCAAGCAAACGCATACAAAGGCAGAAGCTAGCAATTTCACATCATTCAATAGCAGTGAAGAAGGATTACCAACGGCAGCCACCACATCATCTACCATTTCTGTTTGCCATAATAGAAAGCTTGATGGTAAAAAAGGTTTGGATTCTTCAAGAAACAAGGGATCTTATAAAAAAGACTTTGCTATAAATTCTAAAATGTCTGCTCAGAATGTCAAACAGTATCTACATtctgaaattaaaacaaagacCATTGGAGATGAGCTCGGAATGTCAATTACATCACTTCAAAGGGTGAAAGTTAATGGCTATGATGAAATAACTTCAGCAGTTGGAAGCTCTGCATCTAATGAAAATTCTAGTGGTAGGAATATTGAAGATGAGATGAGAATGCAGGGTTTGCATCCGCATAGCCTcaagaaaaaggagagaaatcTGAAGCCTAGTTCTGATAAGGGATTTTCATCATTAGAATCAAAAAATAAAGGTGTGTTATTTCGTTCTCAGAAGCAAACGAGTTCTAGCAGCAGTGAACTCAAGAACAAGATGAATCAGTGGCACGAATCAGATATGGATGCTGATCATAAACATAGTGATAGGATGCCTGGTAATATTGTGTTGCTTCGTCCCAGAACAGTTCTGCAATTGAAATCTGAAGACTATTTTCAGAATTCTCGATCAAGAACCTCATCCGATGAAGACATTGCGGAATCAAGCCGGAGTAGTTTGTCATATATGTCAATTCAGGAGGTTTACACTGAAGATTTACATTCTGAAATTCCACATTCTATGGCTGAGCTTGTTTCCTCAGAAACACTGCAACAGAGTAATAATACTGATCTAGATATTGGTCGGTCTTCTGGTGTATATAAGAAAGCATCTTGCTCAAATAACACATTGAGTTTCCAATCTCAGGATACATGCATTGAAAAGGACGTGTTAGATAACAAGCTAAAAAATCAGTGTGCTTTCAGTAATGTGCTGGAATCACGGGACCACGAAATTCCTCAGCCGACACCTATGAATTCCTCATCTAGTCGTCGACTTAGCTTAAGCTTAAGTCGGATTGGGAGAAGTTTCAGTTTCAAGGAAGGTTCTATTCCAAAGCTTAGCTCCACGCATGTGAGTTCAAAGTCTGGTTCAGTGACACCAGAATCTTCTGCTTGTTTGGAAAACCATACCAAATATAAAGTAAAAGGCCATAACAGAACCAGGTCGAGCCCCTTGTTAAGGTTATTAGACCCCATATTAAAGCATAAGACATCAAGCATACACTATTCAGATGAACACAGTGTGACATCAAAAGGAAGCATAGATTCGACCAGCTTGAGGACAATTAATCTGCCTGATGAAAAGAGTAAGGAATCATCGTTCCAAGCTCTTTTGCAGTTAACTATAAGAAATGGAGTACCTCTGTTTAAATTTGTGATCAACAGTGAAAGAAAGGTTCTTGTCGCTACCACGAAGAGTTTAGCATTGCAGGAGAAGGATGATTTAGACTGCTATTTTACATTCTACGTTGTTaatgaaatgaagaaaaagagtgGCAAATGGATGAGTCAttggagtaaagaaaaaaaCTGTGGATATGCCTACAATATGGTTGGTAAGATGAGGGTTTCTAGCTCTAAAATCGCTGAATCAAACAATGAGAAGtccaagagagagagagtggtGAAAGAATATGTCCTAATGGGAGTTGAAGTTGAGCAGCTAGATCGAGAAACACCACAGTTCTTCATGAGCAAGGAGCTTGCAGCTGTTGTTACCGAGACTCCTTGTGAAAACATAAACCATGAAGGATGCCTAAAGTGCTTGGCagatgaaaaatgtttttgcaGAGCACAAGAAAATGATATCTATGGCAGCATTAAAGTTATACTTCCTGGTGGAGTACATAGTTCACCAAACACTGGAAAACCTTCACCATTGATCCAAAGATGGAAGTTGGGGGGATCATGTGATTGTGGAGGTTGGGATGTTGGTTGCAAATTGCTTGTTCTCTCTAACCAAAACATGAGTTCAAATATTCCAAGGAGTTCAAAATCTTACCCAGAGAGATTTCATCTTTTTGTTCAG gaaggAGCTGAGGAAAACACTCCCATATTCACTTTGCTGCCATTGAAGGATGGATTGTATTCGGTGGAATACAGTTCAACTATCAATCATTTACAAGCATTCTTCGTTTCTGTGATAGTTTTAGGCAATCAGAAATTACAGAGTTCCTTGGAAATGAATAACATACAAGAAGCAATCGATAAGGGATTCAGTTCCAAGAACAACCATGAAGTTCAGGGTAAAGCAGCTTTATATTATAATCCAATTCCTCCATACTCCCCTGCTGACAGAGTTTAA
- the LOC128195324 gene encoding uncharacterized protein LOC128195324 translates to MDRSWINLIRTTNEYESGVEQFIEFAKMNVPDNNGRFYCPCVNCLNERKLPTEVIREHVLCDGFLKSYTKWTWHGELIDMPSVSNSQVEVEEVDLEMGDRLEDMICDVRHDSFQRAHMYDSLCSDAEKPLYPECTKYTRLSAVLKLFNVKARNGWTDKSFTELLELLSDMLPEGNTLPTRNYDAKKILCPMGMEYKKIHACPNDCILYKSEFAKLHQCPQCGVSRYKQKEGEFECDSKGPPAKVLWYLPLVPRLKRLFSNSNDAKLMRWHVDGRIKDGNLRHPADAMQWKNFDSMFPNFCKDSRNIRFGLATDGMNPYGNLSSKHSSWPVMLVIYNLPPWLCMKRKYVMLSLMISGPRQPGNDIDVYLAPLVEDLKMLWEEGVDMFDGYTGDSFKLHAMVFCTINEFPAYGNLSGYSTKGHKACPICEEGTCHRQLQHGRKTVYLGHRRFLSTNHPYRKLKKAFDGCQENELAPMALSGSQVYERVKDIGVVLGKTQKKGTSSNIWKKRSIFFDLPYWRVLDVRHCLDVMHVEKNVCDSIIGTLLNIQGKTKDGLNARLDLVEIGIREQLAPISHGKRTYLPPACHTLCKQEKRSFCEFLQGVKVPLGYSSNFKRVVSMKDHKLLGLKSHDCHVLMQQLLPVAIRGILPKNVRYTLTRLCFFFNAICSKVIDIEKLDQLENEVVVILCQLEMYFPPSFFDIMVHLIIHLVREVRICGPVFLRWMYPIERYMKILKGYVKNQYHPEASIIERYIAEEAIEFCTDYLSDVEAIGVPRSRYHGRGVGKGTRSAKVVTLNRAEILRAHMYILNNTKEVIPYLSAHKDIVKRNNPRMPQKWVINEHNRTFLKWFKQQVQADPTTSDTLNWLSSEPNFDVICWCGYDINNYTFHTQKEDEKSTTQNSGVMVVAESMHFSSSKDKNPVMASMCYFGVIKDIWVIDYTSFRVPVFKCKWVDGNTGVRTDDLGFTLVDLEKEGYTEEPFIMASQAKQVFYVTDPEDNRWSVVLQGRPMHYTDDNNEVVLDISETPSFSSNMPTLNVDNEVDDVHAIRDDHHEGLWENIAT, encoded by the coding sequence ATGGATCGGAGTTGGATAAATTTGATACGTACAACAAATGAATATGAGAGTGGAGTAGAACAATTTATTGAATTTGCAAAGATGAATGTTCCAGACAATAACGGAAGATTCTATTGTCCGTGTGTTAATTGTTTGAATGAGCGAAAACTACCAACTGAAGTTATTCGAGAGCATGTTCTATGTGATGGATTCCTAAAGAGCTACACAAAGTGGACATGGCATGGTGAATTAATAGACATGCCAAGTGTAAGTAACTCTCaagtagaagtagaagaagttGATTTAGAGATGGGTGATCGGTTAGAGGACATGATATGTGATGTCAGACATGATTCCTTCCAACGTGCTCATATGTATGACAGCTTGTGCAGTGACGCAGAAAAACCTTTATATCCAGAATGCACTAAGTATACTCGATTGTCAGCTGTGTTAAAATTGTTCAATGTGAAGGCAAGAAATGGGTGGACTGATAAAAGCTTCACAGAGTTGCTTGAGTTGTTGAGTGACATGCTTCCTGAAGGTAACACATTGCCAACACgcaattatgatgcgaagaagaTATTGTGTCccatgggtatggagtataaaaaaattcatgcatGCCCAAATGATTGTATTTTGTACAAGAGCGAGTTTGCCAAGTTACATCAATGTCCACAATGTGGGGTATCACGATACAAACAAAAAGAGGGTGAGTTTGAATGTGATAGTAAGGGTCCTCCTGCAAAAGTCTTATGGTATCTTCCTCTTGTTCCACGATTGAAACGCTTGTTCAGTAACTCAAATGATGCAAAACTCATGAGATGGCATGTAGATGGACGTATAAAAGATGGGAATTTGAGGCATCCAGCAGATGCAATGCAGTGGAAGAATTTTGATTCCATGTTCCCTAATTTCTGTAAAGATTCAAGAAACATTAGGTTTGGACTTGCTACAGATGGAATGAATccatatggaaacttgagcagTAAACATAGCTCGTGGCCTGTGATGTTAGTGATTTACAATTTACCTCCATGGTTGTGTATGAAACGCAAATATGTGATGTTATCCTTGATGATCTCGGGTCCAAGACAACCAGGAAAcgacattgatgtttatttagCCCCATTAGTTGAAGATTTAAAGATGTTATGGGAGGAAGgtgttgatatgtttgatggGTACACTGGTGATTCATTCAAGTTGCATGCCATGGTATTTTGTACTATCAACGAATTTCCAGCTTATGGTAATTTAAGTGGCTATAGCActaagggtcataaagcatgccCTATATGTGAAGAAGGCACATGTCATCGTCAATTACAGCATGGAAGGAAAACAGTATACCTTGGACATCGAAGGTTTCTTAGTACAAACCATCCATAtcgtaaattaaagaaagcatttGATGGGTgtcaagaaaatgaattagcTCCAATGGCTTTAAGTGGATCACAAGTATATGAGCGTGTGAAGGACATTGGGGTTGTTCTTGGAAAGACACAAAAAAAAGGCACTTCAAGCAACATATGGAAGAAAAGGTCAATTTTCTTTGATCTCCCATATTGGAGGGTGCTTGATGTCAGACATTGTTTAGATGTTATGCatgtagagaaaaatgtttgtgatagtaTTATCGGAACGCTCCTCAATATTCAAGGGAAAACGAAAGACGGACTCAATGCTCGCTTGGACCTGGTTGAAATAGGTATAAGGGAACAATTAGCTCCAATATCACATGGTAAGCGGACATACTTACCTCCAGCATGTCACACATTGtgtaaacaagaaaaaagaagtttttgtgaatttttacaAGGTGTGAAAGTTCCACTGGGTTactcttctaattttaaacGAGTTGTATCCATGAAAGATCATAAATTACTTGGGTTAAAatctcatgattgtcatgtattgatgcaacaactACTACCAGTGGCTATTCGGGGGATATTGCCTAAGAATGTTAGATACACATTAACAAGATTGTGCTTCTTTTTCAATGCAATATGTAGTAAAGTTATTGACATTGAGAAGTTGGATCAACTAGAAAATGAGGTTGTGGTCATATTGTGTCAGTTGGAGATGTACTTTCCTCCATCATTCTTTGATATTATGGTCCACTTAATTATTCATCTAGTAAGAGAAGTTAGAATTTGTGGTCCAGTATTCTTACgatggatgtaccctattgagcGATACATGAAGATATTAAAAGGTTATGTAAAGAACCAATATCATCCTGAAGCATCAAtcattgaaagatatattgctgaGGAAGCTATCGAGTTCTGTACAGACTACTTATCAGATGTTGAAGCTATAGGGGTACCTAGGTCTCGTTACCATGGAAGAGGTGTCGGTAAGGGTACTAGAAGTGCAAAAGTTGTCACCCTGAATAGAGCTGAAATTCTACGAgcacatatgtatatattgaaTAACACTAAAGAAGTCATCCCGTACTTAAGTGCTCATAAAGATATAGTTAAGAGAAATAATCCACGAATGCCTCAAAAGTGGGTCATTAATGAACACAACAGAACCTTTTTAAAGTGGTTCAAACAACAAGTTCAAGCTGACCCTACAACTTCTGATACATTAAATTGGCTATCAAGTGAGCCAAACTTTGATGTCATATGTTGGTGTGGGTATGATATAAATAACTACACATTTCATAcacaaaaagaagatgaaaaaagcaCCACTCAAAATAGTGGAGTAATGGTTGTGGCCGAGTCAATGCATTTCTCGAGTTCAAAGGACAAAAATCCTGTGATGGCATCCATGTGCTACTTTGGtgtaattaaagatatttgggTGATAGATTACACAAGTTTCAGAGTACCTGTTTTTAAATGTAAGTGGGTTGATGGTAATACTGGCGTGAGGACCGATGATCTAGGTTTTACATTGGTTGACCTAGAAAAGGAAGGTTATACTGAAGAGCCATTTATCATGGCGTCTCAGGCAAAACAAGTGTTTTATGTCACTGATCCCGAAGACAATAGATGGTCAGTGGTGCTCCAAGGTAGACCAATGCATTATACTGATGACAATAATGAAGTCGTTCTTGATATTAGTGAAACTCCATCTTTCTCATCAAATATGCCAACCTTGAATGTCGATAATGAAGTAGACGACGTCCATGCCATACGTGATGATCATCATGAAGGGTTGTGGGAGAACATTGCAACTTGA